The Xanthomonas sontii genome contains a region encoding:
- a CDS encoding DEAD/DEAH box helicase, which yields MPAHALAPRTEDAERALSTTDGMPSRDGALLSARLERRYHDRITGSFTIPGQAGRYAPIPDDVPPALAAALRERGIAQLYSHQAEAWDAAQRGEHVAIVTPTASGKSLCYTLPVVAAAMTVQAKALYLFPTKALAQDQVAELLDLNRAGDLGVKAFTFDGDTPGDARQAIRLHGDIVVSNPDMLHQAILPHHTKWAQFFENLRYVVIDEIHTYRGVFGSHVANVLRRLKRICAFYGVTPQFILCSATIGNPRAHAEALIEQRVHAITDSGAPSGDKHVLLWNPPVVNADLGLRASARSQSNRIARIAIKSGLKTLVFAQTRLMVEVLTKYLKDIFDHDPRKPPRIRAYRGGYLPSERREAERAMRAGSIDGIVSTSALELGVDIGALDVVVLNGYPGSVAATWQRFGRAGRRQQPALGVLVASSQPLDQYVVRHPDFFADASPEHARIAPDQPLILFDHIRCAAFELTFVAGEAFGPVDPAVFLEALAESEVVHQEGDRWEWIADSYPANAVSLRSVADGNFVVVDKTDGKQQIIAEVDYSAAALTLYEGAIHMVQSTPYQVEKLDWEGRKAYVTRTHVDYYTDSIDFTKLKVLDRFDGGAAGRGDAHHGEVHVVRRVAGYKKIRYYTHENIGYGPVNLPDQELHTTAVWWQLPQATLLKAFGSKQDALDGFLGAAYALHVVATVAVMADARDLQQAVGDGDGAWFAVADAKGRGQLRGGDSGEPASVELQQFVPTVYLYDNFPGGVGLSEPLWRRQAELVQRARELVQGCDCVAGCPACVGPVLAAQEESATTPRALALRVLRLLLDGEDDTALDAHGATTIAIDADADALPEWSA from the coding sequence ATGCCCGCCCACGCCCTAGCCCCGCGCACCGAGGACGCCGAGCGCGCCCTGTCCACCACCGACGGGATGCCCTCGCGCGATGGCGCGCTGCTCAGCGCGCGGCTGGAGCGCCGCTACCACGACCGCATCACCGGCAGCTTCACCATCCCCGGCCAGGCCGGCCGCTACGCGCCGATCCCGGACGACGTGCCGCCGGCGCTGGCCGCCGCATTGCGCGAACGCGGCATCGCGCAGCTGTACAGCCACCAGGCCGAGGCCTGGGACGCGGCGCAGCGCGGCGAGCACGTGGCCATCGTCACCCCCACCGCCTCGGGCAAGTCGCTGTGCTACACGCTGCCGGTGGTGGCCGCGGCGATGACCGTGCAGGCCAAGGCGCTGTACCTGTTCCCGACCAAGGCGCTGGCGCAGGACCAGGTGGCCGAGCTGCTGGACCTCAACCGTGCCGGCGACCTTGGGGTGAAGGCCTTCACCTTCGACGGCGACACCCCCGGCGATGCGCGCCAGGCGATCCGCCTGCACGGCGACATCGTGGTCAGCAACCCGGACATGCTGCACCAGGCGATCCTGCCGCATCACACCAAGTGGGCGCAGTTCTTCGAGAACCTGCGCTACGTGGTGATCGACGAGATCCACACCTACCGCGGCGTGTTCGGCAGCCACGTCGCCAACGTGCTGCGGCGGCTCAAGCGCATCTGCGCGTTCTATGGCGTCACGCCGCAGTTCATCCTGTGCTCGGCGACCATCGGCAACCCGCGCGCGCACGCCGAGGCGCTGATCGAGCAGCGCGTGCACGCGATCACCGACTCCGGCGCGCCCAGCGGCGACAAGCACGTGCTGCTGTGGAATCCGCCGGTGGTCAACGCCGACCTGGGCCTGCGCGCCTCGGCGCGCTCGCAGAGCAACCGCATCGCGCGCATCGCCATCAAGTCCGGGCTCAAGACCCTGGTGTTCGCGCAGACGCGGTTGATGGTGGAGGTGCTGACCAAGTACCTGAAGGACATCTTCGACCACGACCCGCGCAAGCCGCCGCGCATCCGCGCCTACCGCGGCGGCTACCTGCCCAGCGAGCGCCGCGAGGCCGAGCGGGCGATGCGCGCCGGCAGCATCGACGGCATCGTCTCCACCTCGGCGCTGGAACTGGGCGTGGACATCGGCGCGCTGGACGTGGTGGTGCTCAACGGCTACCCCGGCAGCGTCGCCGCCACCTGGCAGCGCTTCGGCCGCGCCGGACGTCGCCAGCAGCCGGCGCTGGGCGTGCTGGTGGCCAGTTCGCAGCCGCTGGACCAGTACGTGGTGCGGCACCCGGACTTCTTCGCCGATGCCTCGCCGGAACACGCCCGTATCGCCCCGGACCAGCCGCTGATCCTGTTCGACCACATCCGCTGCGCCGCGTTCGAGCTGACCTTCGTCGCCGGCGAGGCGTTCGGCCCGGTGGACCCCGCGGTGTTCCTGGAGGCGCTGGCCGAGAGCGAGGTGGTGCACCAGGAAGGCGACCGCTGGGAGTGGATCGCCGACAGCTACCCGGCCAACGCGGTGAGTCTGCGCTCGGTGGCCGACGGCAACTTCGTGGTGGTGGACAAGACCGACGGCAAGCAGCAGATCATCGCCGAGGTCGACTATTCCGCCGCCGCGCTGACCCTGTACGAAGGCGCCATCCACATGGTGCAGAGCACGCCCTACCAGGTGGAAAAGCTGGACTGGGAAGGCCGCAAGGCCTACGTCACCCGCACCCACGTGGACTACTACACCGACAGCATCGACTTCACCAAGCTCAAGGTGCTGGACCGCTTCGACGGCGGCGCGGCCGGGCGCGGCGACGCGCACCACGGCGAGGTGCACGTGGTGCGGCGCGTGGCCGGCTACAAGAAGATCCGCTACTACACCCACGAGAACATCGGCTACGGCCCGGTCAACCTGCCCGACCAGGAACTGCACACCACCGCGGTGTGGTGGCAGTTGCCGCAGGCGACCCTGCTCAAGGCGTTCGGCAGCAAGCAGGACGCGCTGGACGGTTTCCTGGGCGCGGCCTACGCGCTGCACGTGGTGGCCACGGTGGCGGTGATGGCCGACGCACGCGATCTGCAGCAGGCGGTGGGCGACGGCGACGGCGCCTGGTTCGCGGTGGCCGACGCCAAGGGCCGCGGCCAGTTGCGCGGTGGCGACAGCGGCGAGCCGGCCAGCGTCGAACTGCAGCAGTTCGTGCCCACCGTGTACCTGTACGACAACTTCCCCGGCGGCGTCGGCCTCAGCGAGCCGTTGTGGCGTCGCCAGGCCGAACTGGTGCAGCGTGCGCGCGAACTGGTGCAGGGCTGCGACTGCGTGGCCGGCTGCCCGGCCTGCGTCGGCCCGGTACTGGCCGCGCAGGAAGAAAGCGCGACCACGCCGCGGGCGCTGGCGTTGCGCGTGCTGCGCTTGTTGCTCGACGGCGAGGACGACACGGCGCTGGACGCGCACGGCGCAACCACGATCGCCATCGATGCCGATGCCGATGCGCTGCCGGAGTGGAGCGCATGA
- a CDS encoding hemolysin III family protein, whose translation MSASTSSPAPHYRTAAARRADLLVHAAGLLLAVVGGALLVWRAHANDALIVATSIYALGLLTMFACSAAYNFTPPQRQPVLRKLDHAGIFVMIAGSYTPFFVLALSGAWVWSMTLAVWGVALFGVFAKLFLPGIAKGFWVAIYLLLGWAGMAAVKPIVAGLDTPVLWLIAAGGAIYTVGVAFYVRKSMLYNRAIWHAHVLGGALAHWCAIWLCLRPLSAT comes from the coding sequence TTGTCCGCATCGACTTCCTCGCCAGCCCCGCACTACCGCACCGCCGCCGCGCGCCGCGCCGATCTGCTCGTGCATGCCGCCGGCCTGCTGCTGGCCGTGGTCGGCGGCGCGCTGCTGGTCTGGCGCGCCCATGCCAACGACGCGCTGATCGTGGCCACCAGCATCTACGCGCTGGGGCTGCTGACCATGTTCGCCTGCTCGGCGGCGTACAACTTCACCCCGCCGCAGCGCCAGCCGGTGCTGCGCAAGCTCGACCACGCCGGCATCTTCGTGATGATCGCCGGCTCCTACACGCCGTTCTTCGTGCTGGCGCTGTCCGGCGCCTGGGTCTGGTCGATGACCCTGGCGGTGTGGGGCGTGGCGCTGTTCGGGGTGTTCGCCAAGCTGTTCCTGCCGGGCATCGCCAAGGGCTTCTGGGTGGCGATCTACCTGCTGCTGGGCTGGGCGGGCATGGCGGCGGTCAAGCCGATCGTGGCCGGGCTGGACACGCCGGTGCTGTGGCTGATCGCCGCCGGCGGGGCGATCTACACGGTGGGCGTGGCGTTCTACGTGCGCAAGTCGATGCTCTACAACCGCGCGATCTGGCATGCGCACGTGCTGGGCGGCGCACTGGCGCACTGGTGCGCGATCTGGCTGTGCCTGCGCCCGCTGTCGGCGACGTGA
- a CDS encoding lysozyme inhibitor LprI family protein, whose product MHQHQGTQRQRRLRAWLIAAMVAGVCGSAAAQQTDPRDAQLQQQQRLLQQQAQQIQQMQQQLQQMPPAGADAAAPSDGLSATYHDCRKQAQGLDESRRCIQREQRVQQERLDRAYDKLRYRISGTDRSRLMDAQYTWQQSNDQAAQLDRAFGARGQEAGLQSAEATLRRISSRADELEGYTRGGR is encoded by the coding sequence ATGCACCAGCACCAGGGAACCCAGCGCCAGCGCCGGCTGCGCGCCTGGCTGATCGCCGCGATGGTCGCCGGCGTGTGCGGCAGTGCCGCCGCGCAGCAGACCGACCCGCGCGATGCGCAACTGCAGCAACAGCAGCGCCTGCTGCAGCAGCAGGCCCAACAGATCCAGCAGATGCAGCAGCAACTGCAGCAGATGCCGCCGGCCGGCGCCGACGCCGCTGCACCGAGCGATGGCCTGTCCGCCACCTACCACGACTGCCGCAAGCAGGCCCAGGGCCTGGACGAGAGCCGGCGCTGCATCCAGCGCGAACAGCGCGTGCAGCAGGAGCGCCTGGACCGCGCCTACGACAAGCTGCGCTACCGCATCAGCGGTACCGACCGGTCCCGCCTGATGGACGCGCAGTACACCTGGCAGCAGTCCAACGACCAGGCCGCACAGCTCGACCGTGCGTTCGGCGCACGCGGCCAGGAGGCGGGCCTGCAAAGCGCCGAAGCCACCCTGCGCCGGATCAGCTCCCGCGCCGACGAACTGGAAGGCTATACGCGCGGCGGGCGTTGA
- a CDS encoding family 43 glycosylhydrolase has protein sequence MFRAFATLALLASAGLAAAQAPGQRSYANPIDLDYRYNFEQLNEGISYRTGADPVFVRFGDAYYLFQTLADGYWRSSNLLDWQFVTPSRWPFESIVAPAVVADGDRLVIMQSAFEPRPLLQTRDPASGKLDFLTRLLPKLPRAQPIGTEMKGRPLSDVPPGPWDPDLFIDDDGQWYLYWGSSDRYPLYGIAMDRNAQGFAFRGVPTPLLALDPAQHGWERFGPDHRGARFPDGSPIGSYLEGAWMTKTGGRYYLQYGAPGSEYNAYANGVYVGEHPLGPFVYAAYNPVAYKPGGFMQGAGHGSTFQDAHGNWWNSGTAWIGANWTFERRIVLFPAAFAADGQMRVSTRFGDFPHWMPDGPVADPEALFTGWMLLSYRKPATASSTLDGFAADRATDEDPRSYWVAARNTPGETLTVDLGGERSVRAVQVNFADYRAGRYGDAPDIYTAFRLQHSRDGRHWLPLAEVGDGADRRDRPNAYLQLPAPVRTRYIRYVHGHVGAAHLAISDLRVFGNADGAPPPAPTGVVAQRDADRRNARVHWQAVPGAVGYNVRWGLRADRLNLTYQVFADRGTDLEIRALNRDQDYVFAVEAFDERGVSPLSARIAVP, from the coding sequence ATGTTCAGAGCATTCGCAACGCTGGCGCTGCTGGCGTCCGCCGGGCTGGCCGCGGCGCAGGCGCCAGGCCAGCGCAGCTACGCCAATCCGATCGACCTGGATTACCGCTACAACTTCGAGCAACTCAACGAAGGCATTTCCTACCGCACCGGCGCCGACCCGGTGTTCGTGCGCTTCGGCGACGCCTACTATCTGTTCCAGACGCTGGCCGACGGCTACTGGCGCTCCAGCAACCTGCTCGACTGGCAGTTCGTCACGCCCAGCCGCTGGCCGTTCGAGAGCATCGTCGCACCGGCGGTGGTGGCCGACGGCGACCGCCTGGTGATCATGCAGTCGGCCTTCGAACCGCGCCCGCTGCTGCAGACCCGCGACCCGGCCAGCGGCAAGCTCGACTTCCTGACCCGGCTGCTGCCCAAGCTGCCGCGCGCCCAGCCGATCGGCACCGAGATGAAGGGCCGCCCGCTCAGCGACGTGCCGCCCGGCCCCTGGGACCCGGACCTGTTCATCGACGACGACGGCCAGTGGTACCTGTACTGGGGCTCGTCGGACCGCTATCCGCTGTATGGCATCGCCATGGATCGCAACGCGCAGGGGTTCGCCTTCCGCGGCGTGCCGACGCCCTTGCTCGCGCTGGACCCGGCGCAGCACGGCTGGGAGCGCTTCGGCCCCGACCACCGCGGTGCCCGCTTCCCCGACGGCAGCCCGATCGGCAGCTACCTGGAAGGCGCCTGGATGACCAAGACCGGCGGCCGCTACTACCTGCAGTACGGCGCGCCCGGCAGCGAGTACAACGCCTACGCCAACGGCGTGTACGTCGGCGAGCACCCGCTCGGCCCGTTCGTCTATGCGGCGTACAACCCGGTGGCGTACAAGCCCGGCGGTTTCATGCAGGGCGCCGGCCACGGCTCCACCTTCCAGGACGCGCACGGCAACTGGTGGAACAGCGGCACCGCCTGGATCGGCGCCAACTGGACCTTCGAACGGCGCATCGTGCTGTTCCCCGCCGCGTTCGCCGCCGACGGGCAGATGCGCGTGTCCACCCGCTTCGGCGATTTCCCGCACTGGATGCCGGACGGCCCGGTGGCCGACCCGGAGGCGCTGTTCACCGGCTGGATGCTGCTGTCCTACCGCAAGCCGGCCACCGCCTCGTCCACCCTGGACGGCTTCGCCGCCGACCGCGCCACCGACGAGGACCCGCGCAGCTACTGGGTGGCCGCACGCAACACGCCCGGCGAGACCCTCACCGTGGACCTGGGCGGGGAACGCAGCGTGCGCGCGGTGCAGGTCAACTTCGCCGACTACCGTGCCGGCCGCTACGGCGATGCGCCGGACATCTACACCGCGTTCCGGCTGCAGCACTCGCGCGACGGCCGCCACTGGCTGCCGCTGGCCGAGGTCGGCGACGGCGCCGACCGCCGCGACCGGCCCAACGCCTACCTGCAATTGCCCGCGCCGGTGCGCACCCGCTACATCCGCTACGTGCACGGCCACGTCGGCGCCGCCCACCTGGCGATCAGCGACCTGCGCGTGTTCGGCAACGCCGACGGCGCCCCGCCGCCGGCGCCGACCGGCGTTGTCGCGCAGCGCGATGCCGACCGCCGCAATGCCCGCGTGCACTGGCAGGCGGTGCCCGGCGCGGTCGGCTACAACGTGCGCTGGGGCCTGCGTGCCGACCGCCTCAACCTCACCTACCAGGTGTTCGCCGACCGCGGCACCGACCTGGAGATCCGGGCGCTGAACCGCGACCAGGACTACGTGTTCGCCGTCGAAGCCTTCGACGAGCGCGGTGTCTCCCCGCTGAGCGCCCGCATCGCCGTGCCATGA
- a CDS encoding DUF4424 family protein, with translation MTANVSPRRLLPVLLSSLLFAAAAAFANDSSIGDANGSIELIRQPDIRMSKEDLFISEERVQVDYVFTNTSTRELLVPIAFPMPPMYFGMADHSALTDFRLWVDGKPVRTERKLVAKLDGSDISRAWAASGWTPDDLAEYVEGGTVPAGRKPLPARWFDADGQPRFTLSEYFVWQQRFPAGGTVAIRHSYVPSVATGVPMPASDLIGEYAKSTCLDAATQQRLRRRAGANGLQWSNLRYVLRTGANWKGPIQDFHLTLKKRAPGDLLSLCFDGELQRLDALTFEFRQRDFVPERDLDILFLR, from the coding sequence ATGACCGCCAACGTTTCGCCGCGCCGCCTGCTGCCCGTGTTGTTGTCGTCCTTGCTGTTCGCGGCCGCTGCCGCCTTCGCCAACGACAGCAGCATCGGCGACGCCAATGGCTCCATCGAACTGATCCGCCAGCCGGACATCCGCATGAGCAAGGAAGACCTGTTCATCAGCGAGGAGCGGGTGCAGGTGGACTACGTGTTCACCAACACCAGCACGCGCGAGCTGCTGGTGCCGATCGCCTTCCCGATGCCGCCGATGTACTTCGGCATGGCCGACCACAGCGCGCTCACCGACTTCAGGCTGTGGGTGGACGGCAAGCCGGTGCGCACTGAGCGCAAGCTGGTGGCGAAGCTGGACGGCAGCGACATCTCGCGCGCCTGGGCGGCCAGCGGCTGGACGCCGGACGACCTGGCCGAGTATGTCGAGGGCGGCACCGTCCCGGCCGGTCGCAAGCCGTTGCCCGCGCGCTGGTTCGACGCCGACGGGCAGCCGCGCTTCACCCTCAGCGAGTACTTCGTCTGGCAGCAGCGTTTTCCCGCCGGCGGCACGGTGGCGATCCGCCACAGCTACGTGCCCAGCGTCGCCACCGGCGTGCCGATGCCGGCCAGCGACCTGATCGGCGAGTACGCCAAATCCACCTGCCTGGACGCCGCCACCCAACAGCGCCTGCGTCGCCGCGCCGGCGCCAACGGCCTGCAGTGGAGCAACCTGCGCTACGTGCTGCGCACCGGCGCCAACTGGAAGGGCCCGATCCAGGACTTCCACCTGACCCTGAAGAAGCGCGCGCCCGGCGACCTGCTCAGCCTGTGCTTCGACGGCGAGCTGCAGCGCCTCGATGCGCTGACCTTCGAGTTCCGCCAGCGCGACTTCGTGCCCGAGCGCGACCTGGACATCCTGTTCCTGCGCTGA